AAGCTTATAGAACAATACTCACATTCTCGAGTTGACATACAAAAAAGATCAGGCGGGTGTTTTATATTTCAGATATCTTTACCAAAAACCCAAAAAAACAAAAAAGCTTACCTTTTTGATATAGGAAAAAAAAAGAGAAACAGGCTGTCCGCAATAATATATAAAGGAAAATTAAACCTCGAGTGTAAAGATAGTAATGGAGATATTCATAAACTCTCAGCAATAATTAAACCAAACAAGCTTCATTATATTAAATTTGAATTCTCAAATGATAGTGAAGGAGTTTACATGTCTTTATCTGTAAATGATGATGAGCAAGACCTAAGGCACGGTAAGACCACCTTAAACATAGACTTAAACCTAAATAGTTTAGTATTAGGAGCAGATCTAAAAGGAAATAATGGCGCTGAGTTTTCTATTGTTTCAAAAATGATTTTTGACTCAACCTTATCACTAAGCGAAAAACTTGAAGTATATTATAATTTAAAAAAATCAAATACATCCCCGCCGCCAGCCATGATAAATTTTAGCCCAGAGCAGTATTTTATAAGAGATAACAGTGGAAATCTTGTTCAAGAAAACCAAAAATTCGGACCGAGGTTGGCACTCACAAATCCCGATCCCCAAAAGGGCAACTAACCCTTCCCCCTCACATACCGCCCCGGCGCGGCCTCTATGCCCTTCGCGGGCGTCCGCGCAGCAATCTTCTTGCCCGCAAAATCCCTGATCCACTCCTGCCAGTGTGTCCACCACGACCCCTCATGCTGTACGGCCTTCTCGAACCATTCATCGGGGTTAGCGGGCGTCAGGGTGTTATCCCAATAGCAGTATTTTTTCTTGTCAGGCGGGTTGATGACACCCGCAATATGCCCCGAGGCCGCAAGGGTAAACGTCACCGGCCCGCCCAGATGCTTCATCCCGGCATAGGTCGCGCTCCACGGGGCAATATGATCCTCGCGTGTCGAAAGAAAGAAGGCGGGGGTCTTAATCGTGCCCAGATCAACCGGAACGCCCTGCATCGTAAGTGCCCCTGGCTTGATCAACGCATTCTGCTGGTACATATTCCGCAGATAAAAACTATGCATTGCTGCAGGCATATTCGTGCAGTCGTCGTTCCAGTACAGAAGGTCAAAGGGAAACGGCTCCTTCCCAAGCAGGTAGTTATTCACCACAAAGGACCAGATCAGGTCATTGGCCCGCAGCAAACTGAACGTCTGCTGCATCTCCTTGCCCTCAAGGATCCCCTTCTCGAACATCTTCTTGTCGATCTGGTTGATCTGCTCCTCGTCGAGGAAAATCTTGAGATCGCCAGCCTTTTCGAAATCCAGTAAAGTGGTCAGGAAGGTCGCGGAAGCCACGCGCCCCGCCGTCTTTTTGGCCGTAAGATACGAAAGCGTACAGGAGAGCAGCGTCCCGCCGAGGCAATAGCCGATGACATTCGTCGAACCTTTACCCGTAGCGCCCTCAATTTGATCCAGAGCCGCGAGAATACCCTCGCTCATATAATCTTCAAACGTCTTCTGCGCCAGTTCCGGTCCGGGATTAACCCATGAAATGGTGAACACCGTATGACCCTGCGCCACCGCCCACGCGATGAAGGAGTTTTCAGGGCGCAGATCAAGAATATAATACTTGTTGATCCACGGCGGAATAATCAGAAGCGGCGTCTCGAAAACGCTCTCCGTCGTCGGCGAGTACTGAAGAAGCTGCATCAGGTCGTTTTCAAAGACAACGCGCCCCGGCGCCACGGCAATGTTTTTTCCAAGCTCGAACGTATCGTAATCCGTGGTGCTGATTTTCAGCTCACCGCCGCCGCGCTCCATGTCCTCGATCAGGTTTTCCAGACCCTTCACAAGGTTCTCGCCGCCTGTCTTGAGGGTTTCGTTTAACACTTCCGGGTTGGTCAGAACAAAGTTCGTCGGCGAAAGCGCATTCGCAAACAAACGGGTCGCAAAGGCCAGTTTTTCCTTTTGCCTTGAATCCATGCCCTCCGTATCCCGCACCGTCCGCTCCATCCAGCGGCAGGTCAGAAGGTAAGATTGCTTGATGAAATCGAAGAGTGCGCTTTCCTGCCACTCCGGGGCGCGGAACCGCCGATCGCCGACCTCGGGTTCGATGACGGCTTTTCCGCCCTGACCCATGAATTTCATCAGGCTTTCCTGCCAGAGATTAGCCCAGTCCTGCACGAATTGCGCCTGCAACTCGAAAAACTTCGTGGGGTCGGTGACAATGCTGTCCAGAAACGCCAGATAGCTCTCCCGGATGTTGAGCGGGTCGAGATCTCGGTTCAGAAAAGCGTCCATACCCTTCTGACTGCCGTGTTTTTCGACATATTCCTCGAAGATCGGCATCGCCTTTGTATAGGCGTCAAGCAAGGCGCGGCTCAAGGCCACCGGATCGGGCATTTTATAGCCGTGGTCGGTTTGTGAAGGCGGTTTGGACACGGCTTTTGCCATAATTTTCAGTGAGATGCAAAAAAGTTCTGTTGCAATATTTTAAGACTGTGCTGCAAGCAGCTTAAAAAATCAAGCGCAGAATAATTTAAGGTGAGCCGGAGGCGGCGGTCTCCGGAATCCCTGCCGTCTGAAAACGCCGACACAAAACGGCGAGATAAATGACGACAAACAAAAAAAGATAAATTTCCTCGACTTCGCTGGAACGCCAGAAAAGGTGACGGTCAAAGGCACCGAAACTTTTATCTGTAACCTTAAGAAACACGAAAAACAGAGCGCAGGGGATAACTTCGACTGAGCCTAAAATCGGTGAAAGAATTTTGGGAACCGCCTTGGAATAAAATTTCTGCAGCAGAGGGATCAAAATCCCGCAAACGATCACACCAACTTCAAGAGCCATGCGGGGCTTCTGATCCAGCCATGAAGAAGTGTTATGAAGGTTGGTCTCCTCCTGGTCGTTCAGAGTTTTCCAGTACTCGGGTGTCGCCCACTCAAACCAGTGCTGCCCCCAGCTCAGCTCTTCGCCCAGCACGTAAATACTCCCGCACAGCGCAAGCCCGCCCCAAAGCCTGATCGCAACCGACGGGGCGATTGTAACAAGGCGAAGGGCAAGAAAAACCGCCGGACAAAGGATCAGAGCCTGCAAATACTCATGTGGTCCGGTTTCGGAATGAAGATCGGCCATGTAACGGTCCGGCACGAAAACCTCAATCCCGATCTGCGTGAGCATTATCAGGGCGGGAAAAAGCATCCAGACAAAGCGTTTAAGAAAAAAATCGACCAGAAACATAAAGAACTTTTTTTATAAGCATATGAAAAATAAGGCTGATGATCAACCTCGGAGCAGCGGCCGAAGTGTTAAAATTGCCTAGACTGTTGTTACGGCAACACACGTTTTCTTGAATCTGGCTCAAAACCACTGTATGAACGGAGCCGGACAAGGCGTTACAGGAGGCTCTTGAAGTTATGTCGCAACCCTTTCGCATCGGAATCGCAGGCCTGGGAACGGTCGGCGTAGGCGTCGTTAAAATCCTTCAGAAAAACGCAGGGCTGATTGCCCGCCGCGCCGGACGGCCGATTGAAATCGTTGCGGTATCCGCAAAAAATGAAGACCGGGATAGGGGGGTCGATCTCTCATCCTATCAATGGGTGTCGAAAACCGAGGCTCTTGCAGGCATCAAGGATTTGGACGCCATCGTCGAGCTGATCGGCGGTTCAGAGGGACCAGCCGCAGACCTCGTCAGAAAGTCATTAATAAACAAGCGCCATGTCGTGACCGCGAATAAGGCGCTGCTGGCGCACCACGGCTATGAATTGGCAAAGCTGGCCGATGATAGCAATGTTTGCATAATGTACGAAGCCGCGGTAGCCGGGGGCATCCCGATCATCAAGGCCATGCGCGAAGGCCTCGCCGCCAATGAAATCAAGAGTATATATGGAATTCTTAACGGGACGTGTAACTATATCCTCACCACTATGCGCCAGTCCGGCCGCAGCTTCGAGGATGTTCTCAAGGAAGCGCAGGCCGCAGGTTACGCCGAAGCCGATCCCGCGTTCGATATCGACGGCATCGACGCCGCGCATAAGCTCTGCCTCCTGGCGGCGATTGCGTTCGGCGTGAAGCCGGACTTCGATAATCTGACCATCGAAGGCATCCGCCATATCAACAGCACCGATATCGCCTACGCGACGGAGTTCGGTTATCGGATAAAACTCCTCGGCGTTGCCCGACGCGAAAACGGTAAAATCTTGCAGGTGATGGAACCCTGCCTCGTTCCTATCGAAAGCCCGATGGGCATCATTGACGATGTCTATAACGCCGTCTATGTGGAAGGTGACTTC
The sequence above is drawn from the Alphaproteobacteria bacterium genome and encodes:
- a CDS encoding homoserine dehydrogenase, coding for MSQPFRIGIAGLGTVGVGVVKILQKNAGLIARRAGRPIEIVAVSAKNEDRDRGVDLSSYQWVSKTEALAGIKDLDAIVELIGGSEGPAADLVRKSLINKRHVVTANKALLAHHGYELAKLADDSNVCIMYEAAVAGGIPIIKAMREGLAANEIKSIYGILNGTCNYILTTMRQSGRSFEDVLKEAQAAGYAEADPAFDIDGIDAAHKLCLLAAIAFGVKPDFDNLTIEGIRHINSTDIAYATEFGYRIKLLGVARRENGKILQVMEPCLVPIESPMGIIDDVYNAVYVEGDFVETPLLTGKGAGRGPTASSVVADLIDLARGHRLPAFGIPAKDLQDAVWADPGETVNSYYLRLMVVDRAGVIADVSAILRDKNISIEGLVQRGRDPGQAVPVIITTHETRHADMAGACELIEKLDCCIEKPRLMVIEQI
- a CDS encoding DUF4263 domain-containing protein; protein product: MTTEQKLWKAILELYTLLRENINEEEKYQKYFEENPPIFYILGLDVVESFEKKSKNKLAFDKERNFRPEPDFIGINKNSKIVRVIDIKTPFVEKITTSRSSDSNRAKFDAETEKYISQVTEYIDSIKENPESRERLKALFREKRFSAYQSIMIYGLSSQNDPRLVADLCSKRVPPIEIIFFDTLLQKLIEQYSHSRVDIQKRSGGCFIFQISLPKTQKNKKAYLFDIGKKKRNRLSAIIYKGKLNLECKDSNGDIHKLSAIIKPNKLHYIKFEFSNDSEGVYMSLSVNDDEQDLRHGKTTLNIDLNLNSLVLGADLKGNNGAEFSIVSKMIFDSTLSLSEKLEVYYNLKKSNTSPPPAMINFSPEQYFIRDNSGNLVQENQKFGPRLALTNPDPQKGN
- the phaC gene encoding class I poly(R)-hydroxyalkanoic acid synthase translates to MAKAVSKPPSQTDHGYKMPDPVALSRALLDAYTKAMPIFEEYVEKHGSQKGMDAFLNRDLDPLNIRESYLAFLDSIVTDPTKFFELQAQFVQDWANLWQESLMKFMGQGGKAVIEPEVGDRRFRAPEWQESALFDFIKQSYLLTCRWMERTVRDTEGMDSRQKEKLAFATRLFANALSPTNFVLTNPEVLNETLKTGGENLVKGLENLIEDMERGGGELKISTTDYDTFELGKNIAVAPGRVVFENDLMQLLQYSPTTESVFETPLLIIPPWINKYYILDLRPENSFIAWAVAQGHTVFTISWVNPGPELAQKTFEDYMSEGILAALDQIEGATGKGSTNVIGYCLGGTLLSCTLSYLTAKKTAGRVASATFLTTLLDFEKAGDLKIFLDEEQINQIDKKMFEKGILEGKEMQQTFSLLRANDLIWSFVVNNYLLGKEPFPFDLLYWNDDCTNMPAAMHSFYLRNMYQQNALIKPGALTMQGVPVDLGTIKTPAFFLSTREDHIAPWSATYAGMKHLGGPVTFTLAASGHIAGVINPPDKKKYCYWDNTLTPANPDEWFEKAVQHEGSWWTHWQEWIRDFAGKKIAARTPAKGIEAAPGRYVRGKG